A window of the Candidatus Poribacteria bacterium genome harbors these coding sequences:
- a CDS encoding serine/threonine-protein kinase, with protein sequence MFRFDYLNPGSRINLPEVAACLNVQSSEFEILASHPGGMGICFQLKSLSNLETYALKCIRPDLLGDQDSFERFHEELDVWLSASVCDAVVEAIRIVRLNEFPCILATWMEGGDLTKTLSTLNPAQKFETIVRITRSLQWAQTKLGIIHRDLKPSNILFDQELLAYLSDWGLARPLQRAFVVASRGKDISIVDRKDRTQQGSFLGTVTYAAPEQIRNAALVDHRADIYALGCVMFELETGSPPFTGTSFQEIAYQHLHVSPPKLGGLFRQTTLGLENVINRCLAKEPEDRYTTYEELEQDLLVVAEKQKFALDRCVISERYKRHPLGKGHASQKQVIANAGVKGKGVVLLNLKDIEPYLEEAENLMGLGRYTEAEVLLRPGYIPNLITGSTTWHFGHSFAANYAYCLQNIKDRLDEALEIYSTLNPLQEKPDVFYVNYSQALNLAHKSLDAKRVCEQGLTYFPDDIDLLGNYTISLMDCGEIEEAQTVAMRRLAIRRDVHSIEEAAAVLRIQRDHLRNRYLPQAMSLAEKQYGLIR encoded by the coding sequence ATGTTCCGTTTTGATTATTTGAATCCCGGTTCTCGGATTAATCTGCCAGAAGTTGCAGCATGCCTGAATGTTCAAAGTTCAGAATTTGAGATTCTTGCAAGTCATCCTGGAGGTATGGGTATATGTTTTCAACTCAAGAGTCTGTCCAATCTTGAAACTTATGCCCTTAAATGTATTCGCCCCGATTTGCTTGGGGATCAAGATTCTTTTGAACGCTTCCACGAAGAATTAGATGTGTGGTTATCTGCCTCCGTATGTGACGCTGTTGTAGAGGCTATTCGCATCGTCCGGCTAAACGAGTTTCCTTGTATTTTGGCTACATGGATGGAAGGTGGCGACCTCACTAAGACACTTTCAACGCTTAATCCCGCCCAGAAATTTGAAACGATTGTCCGTATTACGCGTTCGCTACAGTGGGCACAAACGAAACTTGGCATTATTCATCGTGACCTTAAGCCATCAAATATACTCTTTGACCAGGAATTGCTTGCTTACCTTTCAGACTGGGGATTGGCACGTCCACTTCAAAGGGCTTTCGTTGTCGCAAGCAGAGGAAAAGATATATCTATCGTAGATAGAAAAGATCGCACACAACAAGGGAGTTTCTTAGGAACAGTGACCTATGCGGCCCCTGAACAAATTAGAAATGCGGCACTGGTGGATCATCGAGCAGATATTTATGCTTTGGGCTGTGTAATGTTTGAGTTAGAAACTGGCAGCCCTCCATTTACCGGGACCAGTTTTCAGGAAATTGCCTACCAACATCTCCATGTTTCGCCCCCTAAACTTGGAGGTTTGTTTCGCCAGACAACACTCGGGCTTGAGAACGTGATAAATCGGTGTTTAGCTAAAGAACCAGAAGATCGCTACACGACATACGAAGAACTTGAACAAGATTTGTTGGTGGTTGCTGAGAAACAAAAATTTGCCTTGGATAGATGCGTAATTTCTGAGCGTTACAAACGACATCCACTTGGAAAAGGTCATGCATCTCAGAAGCAAGTTATCGCAAATGCAGGTGTCAAAGGTAAAGGGGTAGTTCTTCTTAATCTAAAAGACATCGAACCCTATTTAGAGGAAGCAGAGAACCTCATGGGGCTCGGCCGATATACAGAAGCCGAAGTTTTGTTGCGTCCCGGCTACATTCCCAATTTAATAACAGGTTCAACAACCTGGCATTTCGGTCATTCTTTTGCTGCCAACTACGCTTACTGCCTACAAAACATAAAGGACAGACTCGATGAAGCCTTAGAAATCTATTCAACCTTAAATCCTTTACAAGAAAAGCCTGATGTGTTTTACGTAAATTATTCACAAGCGTTGAACCTAGCCCACAAATCCCTTGATGCTAAAAGGGTATGTGAACAAGGACTCACTTATTTCCCAGATGATATAGATCTCCTGGGCAACTATACAATTTCGTTAATGGATTGTGGAGAAATTGAAGAAGCTCAGACAGTTGCAATGCGCCGCCTTGCAATCCGTAGGGATGTCCATAGCATTGAAGAGGCAGCTGCAGTTTTAAGAATACAGAGAGATCATCTGCGGAATCGCTATTTACCTCAGGCAATGAGTCTGGCAGAAAAACAGTATGGCCTCATTAGGTAG
- a CDS encoding succinate dehydrogenase has product MTHPELTLTDSRAFQTQRKDTWWLQPLAVFVGLGAFIVYATFRVFEGTHFFHGPYLSPFYSPLLFGTEKVAHSVDHSWLGMMPDWMPSLITPAILILWAPLGFRFTCYYYRGAYYKAFWADPPSCTVSEPRKGYRGEHSFPLIIQNIHRYFLYIAIIFVGILAYDVWKALWFDDGNGGKIFGIGVGTIILAVNVVLLGGYTFGCHSLRHLVGGVIDLLSKAPIRRRAYNCVSCLNERHMLWAWMSLCWVGFSDVYVRFIAPAIGQDWITF; this is encoded by the coding sequence ATGACACACCCAGAACTCACGTTGACGGACAGTCGCGCTTTCCAAACCCAACGTAAAGATACATGGTGGCTGCAACCGTTAGCCGTATTTGTTGGATTGGGAGCATTCATCGTCTACGCAACCTTTCGAGTTTTTGAAGGGACTCACTTTTTTCACGGCCCCTATCTATCGCCTTTCTACTCACCGCTGCTTTTCGGCACAGAAAAAGTTGCCCATAGCGTTGATCACAGTTGGCTTGGCATGATGCCAGACTGGATGCCAAGTCTTATTACACCGGCTATCCTCATTTTGTGGGCACCGCTTGGGTTTCGTTTTACCTGTTACTACTACCGGGGTGCGTATTACAAGGCATTTTGGGCGGATCCGCCCTCTTGCACAGTGTCAGAACCGCGTAAAGGCTATCGGGGTGAACATTCATTTCCATTGATTATACAGAACATCCACCGATACTTCCTTTACATTGCAATCATCTTTGTGGGGATCCTTGCTTACGACGTATGGAAAGCCCTCTGGTTTGACGACGGGAACGGTGGAAAAATTTTCGGTATCGGCGTAGGCACCATCATCTTGGCAGTGAATGTCGTCCTTTTAGGCGGGTACACCTTCGGATGCCACTCTTTGCGTCACTTGGTCGGTGGGGTCATTGATCTACTCTCGAAAGCACCAATCCGTCGGCGAGCGTATAATTGTGTTAGCTGTTTAAACGAGCGACACATGCTCTGGGCATGGATGAGTCTCTGTTGGGTCGGTTTTTCCGATGTATACGTCCGTTTTATAGCACCGGCGATAGGTCAGGACTGGATTACATTCTAA
- a CDS encoding Gfo/Idh/MocA family oxidoreductase — MTKIKIGIIGSGGMARHHLTRFAAMEAADLVAIASRNEQTGTQLATAHKAAFIPEWRHLIERENIDGIVICTHNDSHGEIALAALQADKHVFVEYPLTSDVSEGEAALKLAEKRGRVLRVSHPEAVSNTHKALKEKISELGDLLLTSFVRLTPGRGARPEILFNLPVSGTPAHFFIYHIYPIVDFFGGAASVKKSAVYEGLREDGRYDRFVNTLTVEFKRGGIGQWTWAGGVAINAAEEHERYVLTEGTISDAGGEWHCTSPAGVTPLSIPDSPQPTLQELWFSEIRDAAHQPPCLADAAVALEAIRISLASG; from the coding sequence ATGACCAAAATTAAAATCGGAATTATCGGTTCAGGGGGGATGGCACGCCACCATCTCACGCGATTCGCCGCTATGGAAGCCGCCGACCTTGTGGCAATCGCTTCCAGAAACGAACAGACAGGCACGCAACTCGCCACAGCGCATAAGGCAGCCTTCATTCCCGAATGGAGGCATCTTATTGAACGCGAAAATATAGATGGGATCGTTATCTGCACGCACAACGACAGCCACGGTGAGATTGCCCTCGCGGCGTTACAAGCAGACAAACACGTCTTTGTAGAATATCCGCTTACCAGTGATGTCAGTGAGGGAGAAGCGGCGTTGAAACTTGCCGAGAAGCGCGGGCGTGTGCTACGGGTCTCGCATCCAGAGGCGGTCTCCAACACCCACAAAGCACTCAAGGAGAAAATAAGTGAACTCGGCGACTTACTTCTCACTTCCTTTGTACGCCTCACACCCGGTCGCGGTGCCCGTCCTGAAATTCTCTTCAACTTACCCGTATCAGGAACGCCTGCCCACTTCTTCATCTATCATATCTATCCGATTGTAGATTTCTTTGGGGGTGCTGCGTCTGTCAAGAAGAGTGCTGTCTACGAAGGGTTAAGGGAGGATGGGCGATACGATAGGTTTGTCAACACACTTACTGTTGAGTTCAAACGTGGCGGTATTGGACAATGGACATGGGCAGGCGGGGTCGCTATTAACGCTGCCGAAGAGCACGAGCGATACGTTCTCACCGAAGGCACAATCAGCGATGCGGGTGGCGAATGGCACTGCACGTCCCCTGCTGGTGTGACACCGCTCTCAATACCAGATTCACCACAACCGACACTACAAGAGTTGTGGTTCTCCGAAATCCGGGATGCTGCACATCAACCGCCTTGTTTGGCGGACGCAGCAGTGGCACTTGAGGCGATCCGCATCAGCCTTGCGTCTGGGTAA
- a CDS encoding type II toxin-antitoxin system VapC family toxin yields MIQYSVPKPKVYVETTVVSYLVARPSHDTTLASRQQATQQLWTEYAENFEFVISDIVLNEVSRGDVIAAQRRLEVLADLPVLDVSLDAIILEENLIDAGAVPQRSRPDAQHIALAAVNNIEYLVSWNYKHIVNETKRNLINEVCHVAGFQPTTLCTPIELIEVIQMKEKPDIRMDPVLEECYRMKEEFAAQFKSAQELHDYLKAEQKKFKALGWKYLPPSHLGAEANKKD; encoded by the coding sequence ATGATACAATATAGTGTACCGAAACCGAAAGTCTATGTCGAAACAACTGTAGTCAGTTACTTAGTCGCCCGTCCCAGCCATGATACGACGTTAGCCTCCCGGCAGCAAGCAACTCAACAACTGTGGACAGAATACGCAGAGAATTTTGAATTTGTGATTTCAGATATAGTCCTCAACGAGGTCAGTCGCGGTGATGTAATAGCAGCCCAGCGGAGGCTTGAAGTGTTGGCGGATCTACCAGTATTAGATGTGTCATTGGATGCTATTATACTTGAGGAAAACCTGATAGACGCTGGTGCTGTACCACAACGTTCGCGCCCGGATGCACAACATATTGCCCTTGCCGCGGTGAATAACATTGAATACTTGGTTTCCTGGAATTACAAGCATATTGTGAATGAAACCAAGCGGAATTTGATAAACGAAGTTTGTCACGTCGCTGGCTTCCAACCGACAACCCTCTGCACACCTATAGAACTCATTGAGGTGATTCAGATGAAGGAAAAACCGGATATACGTATGGATCCTGTCTTGGAAGAATGCTATCGCATGAAAGAAGAATTTGCTGCTCAATTTAAATCTGCGCAAGAACTCCACGATTATCTGAAGGCGGAACAAAAAAAATTTAAAGCACTTGGTTGGAAATATCTGCCCCCATCCCATCTCGGAGCCGAAGCGAATAAAAAGGACTGA
- a CDS encoding HIT domain-containing protein: MRHNLFVPNKMPYAKGKNRPNVPCILCAIVEKNEKVQRLEVHRTDRFTISLNLYPYSPGHLLIFPNRHILDVRELSQEEVQELHELQCLCFEVLTCAYQPRGYNVGYNMGDASGASIAHLHLHVVPRYPRELGFMDVISGARIIIEDPNATQEKLVEIFQELTTIQERKPE, from the coding sequence ATGCGACATAACCTCTTCGTTCCGAACAAAATGCCTTATGCCAAAGGAAAAAACCGCCCGAATGTACCGTGTATCCTATGTGCCATCGTCGAAAAAAATGAAAAAGTTCAACGGCTTGAGGTACATCGAACTGATCGCTTTACAATTTCGCTGAATCTCTACCCTTACAGTCCAGGGCATCTCTTAATCTTTCCGAATCGGCATATTCTGGATGTCCGAGAATTAAGCCAAGAAGAGGTCCAAGAGCTTCACGAACTCCAATGCCTCTGTTTTGAGGTGTTGACGTGTGCCTATCAGCCACGGGGCTACAACGTAGGTTATAATATGGGAGATGCCTCCGGTGCCAGCATCGCGCATTTGCATCTACACGTTGTCCCTCGATATCCGCGTGAATTAGGGTTCATGGATGTTATAAGCGGTGCCCGTATTATCATTGAAGATCCGAACGCGACGCAGGAAAAACTCGTAGAAATATTTCAGGAACTGACAACTATTCAAGAAAGGAAACCAGAATGA
- the rhaI gene encoding L-rhamnose isomerase, producing MSNLAYDLLAETLEKQGIQVEAVKAQLKQQHIETPSWGYGNSGTRFGVFEQPGAARNAAERLEDAATVHRFTGIAPTVALHIPWDKTDDWGALKQYAAEVGIGIGAINPNVFQDQAYKLGSVCNPDAVVRQLATDHMLECVEIMEKTGSDLLSLWFADGTNFPGQSNFRKRKGWMQAALAEVYDALPENTRMLIEYKFFEPAFYHTDLPDWGTAYLMATKLGEKAQVLIDLGHHPQGTNIEFIVAYLIDEGKLGGFHFNCRKYADDDLTVGSINPQELFLIYTELVAAELDPETETDIAYMIDQSHNLKPKVEASIQSVCNLQKAYAKALLVDRDALAAAQDDADLVEAESILQRAYELDVNPLLEQVRLEVGRDPHPLAAYRKSGYYEKISAARVGGESQGWA from the coding sequence ATGAGCAATCTCGCTTATGATTTGTTAGCCGAAACTTTAGAGAAACAGGGAATACAGGTCGAGGCAGTCAAAGCCCAACTCAAACAACAACACATTGAAACCCCCTCATGGGGTTATGGTAATTCCGGCACCCGATTCGGTGTGTTTGAACAACCCGGTGCAGCCCGAAACGCTGCGGAACGTCTGGAAGATGCTGCCACCGTCCACCGTTTCACCGGTATCGCCCCTACTGTCGCACTCCACATTCCGTGGGATAAAACAGATGATTGGGGGGCATTGAAGCAATACGCCGCTGAAGTCGGTATCGGTATCGGTGCGATTAACCCAAACGTCTTCCAAGATCAAGCGTATAAACTCGGAAGTGTCTGCAACCCGGATGCCGTTGTCCGCCAACTTGCAACCGATCACATGCTTGAGTGTGTTGAGATCATGGAAAAAACTGGGTCTGATCTGCTCAGTTTGTGGTTCGCAGATGGCACGAACTTCCCAGGTCAGTCAAACTTCAGGAAACGCAAAGGCTGGATGCAGGCCGCTTTAGCCGAGGTCTACGATGCACTTCCAGAAAACACTCGGATGCTCATCGAATATAAATTCTTTGAACCCGCATTCTACCACACCGACCTCCCTGATTGGGGGACCGCCTACCTCATGGCGACCAAACTCGGTGAGAAAGCGCAAGTCCTCATCGACTTAGGACACCACCCACAAGGCACAAATATTGAGTTTATTGTCGCTTACTTAATAGACGAGGGAAAACTCGGTGGATTCCACTTCAACTGTCGGAAGTACGCAGACGACGACCTGACCGTCGGCTCTATCAATCCACAGGAACTCTTCCTGATTTACACCGAACTCGTTGCCGCAGAACTCGATCCGGAGACGGAAACCGACATCGCCTATATGATTGATCAGAGCCATAATCTGAAACCGAAGGTCGAGGCGAGCATACAATCCGTCTGCAATCTGCAGAAGGCGTACGCAAAGGCACTTCTTGTTGACAGAGACGCTCTCGCAGCGGCTCAGGACGATGCAGACCTTGTTGAAGCGGAATCTATCCTCCAACGTGCCTATGAACTGGATGTGAACCCGCTACTGGAGCAGGTCCGCTTGGAGGTGGGACGCGATCCACACCCGTTGGCAGCTTACCGGAAAAGCGGTTATTATGAGAAAATTAGTGCTGCTCGCGTCGGGGGCGAAAGCCAGGGCTGGGCATAG
- a CDS encoding serine/threonine protein kinase, whose amino-acid sequence MPTQHPLLDIAEIDTNIHDYLKQIGEVKFRFPEHDSRCQSFQAAVDNQRWFVKHGNTPQTLTWLKQAVRFHAAVQHEALPELHNTFTTPDGFTLVYNWVDGEGLRPERELRDGEIHPRDRFCALPADEIIAALNVIYDVHLLIEKRGFIAEDFYDGCIIYDFGKKQIHLYDFDHYHPAPFVNDRGRLYGSSRFMAPEEFQKGERIDERTNVFMLGRTAFVLLANSSDSQNDWKGNEAMWQVAKKATNTDKALRYQSVKAFVSAWHTAIADSPIPTA is encoded by the coding sequence ATGCCCACCCAACATCCACTTCTGGATATTGCGGAGATTGACACAAATATCCATGACTATTTAAAGCAGATTGGTGAAGTTAAGTTTCGGTTTCCAGAGCATGACTCAAGATGTCAATCGTTCCAAGCAGCGGTGGATAACCAACGTTGGTTCGTTAAACACGGTAATACACCTCAAACCCTTACATGGCTCAAGCAAGCCGTTCGTTTCCACGCCGCTGTCCAGCACGAGGCACTCCCTGAATTGCACAACACTTTCACCACTCCCGACGGGTTCACGCTGGTCTACAACTGGGTAGATGGCGAAGGTTTGCGTCCTGAAAGAGAACTGCGTGACGGGGAAATCCATCCACGTGATAGGTTTTGCGCACTGCCAGCGGATGAGATTATCGCAGCACTTAATGTCATTTATGATGTTCACCTCCTTATTGAAAAGAGAGGTTTCATCGCTGAAGATTTTTATGATGGCTGCATTATTTATGACTTTGGGAAAAAACAGATACATCTGTACGACTTCGATCACTACCATCCAGCACCTTTCGTAAATGACCGGGGACGCTTGTACGGTTCAAGCCGTTTTATGGCACCAGAGGAGTTTCAGAAAGGCGAGCGAATTGACGAAAGAACAAATGTTTTTATGTTAGGTCGGACGGCGTTTGTGCTGCTTGCGAATAGTAGCGATTCCCAGAATGACTGGAAAGGGAACGAGGCTATGTGGCAGGTCGCGAAAAAGGCGACAAACACAGATAAAGCGTTGCGATACCAATCTGTGAAAGCATTCGTCTCGGCGTGGCACACCGCGATTGCTGATAGTCCGATTCCGACGGCTTGA
- a CDS encoding alpha/beta fold hydrolase, with amino-acid sequence MERPIVFYNQDQQINGILHSPTGCDAPCPAVAFFHGFTGTKVEPHRIFVKTARELAAIGFYVLRFDFRGSGDSEGDFSEMTIGGEVSDAIKSIDVLTAMPGVDAERIGILGLSMGGCVAAFVSGQDARVKSTVMWAPLSDDPPDRKNEILERAKNTPTPEEIALLNPNIVGKAFYEELPKISPSATLQAFRGALLVIHGSADDVVPVSHGKRYYELMRGREAPTELEIIDQGDHTFNTVASEQAVIAKSVEWFQRTLA; translated from the coding sequence ATGGAAAGACCGATCGTATTTTACAATCAAGACCAACAGATAAACGGGATACTGCATTCACCAACAGGTTGTGACGCGCCGTGTCCAGCAGTTGCTTTCTTCCACGGCTTCACCGGCACGAAGGTTGAACCGCATAGAATATTTGTTAAGACGGCACGGGAACTTGCGGCTATCGGATTTTACGTGCTACGTTTCGACTTTCGGGGTTCCGGGGACAGCGAAGGCGATTTTTCAGAGATGACTATCGGTGGTGAGGTTTCGGATGCCATCAAGTCAATTGATGTACTCACTGCTATGCCGGGTGTAGACGCTGAACGAATTGGCATTCTCGGATTGAGTATGGGTGGATGTGTTGCAGCGTTTGTCTCTGGTCAAGATGCCCGCGTGAAGTCAACGGTGATGTGGGCACCGCTCTCGGACGATCCGCCAGATCGAAAGAATGAAATTTTGGAGAGAGCCAAAAACACTCCCACCCCAGAGGAGATAGCACTCTTAAACCCAAACATCGTCGGGAAGGCGTTCTACGAGGAACTTCCCAAAATATCGCCTTCTGCCACCCTTCAGGCGTTTAGGGGCGCGCTCCTCGTCATCCACGGGAGTGCTGATGATGTCGTGCCGGTCTCTCACGGGAAACGGTACTACGAATTGATGCGTGGGCGTGAGGCACCGACGGAACTTGAAATCATTGATCAGGGGGACCACACTTTTAACACTGTTGCATCGGAGCAAGCGGTTATCGCCAAGTCGGTTGAGTGGTTTCAACGGACCTTGGCATAG
- a CDS encoding phytanoyl-CoA dioxygenase family protein gives MEKITDNEIQFFNDNGYLILKGVIQPDELAVIQHESQRLIDEILAGGPADPWCHRGPEGIPYYLTYLHSHPNEFSLRLLAHPFIGDLLHRIVGPDFIPCYESLVFKLPKHGSSVRWHRDGNAIRENHPIFNIDIYIDASTVDNGCVWVIPKSHLWGIEEAQEIIDKGEVNFERADAVPAEVEPGDILLHHTKVLHGSKINTSETLRRVIYFDQRTPRWNETYKWWQSEFLTQRCKLYQRALHERRTNPYPSDTEQFAYEVPSDMPTWDPKDDFDLRIQHRAYAYQE, from the coding sequence ATGGAAAAAATTACTGATAACGAAATTCAATTCTTCAACGATAACGGCTATCTTATCTTGAAAGGTGTCATCCAACCCGATGAACTTGCCGTTATACAACACGAAAGTCAAAGGCTCATTGACGAGATTTTGGCGGGTGGACCGGCAGACCCATGGTGCCACCGTGGACCGGAAGGTATTCCGTATTACTTAACCTATTTGCACTCGCATCCGAACGAATTCTCCCTGCGATTGTTAGCACATCCTTTCATCGGGGATCTGCTCCATCGGATCGTTGGACCGGATTTTATACCGTGCTATGAATCCCTGGTTTTCAAACTGCCGAAACACGGCTCCTCTGTGCGGTGGCATAGGGATGGCAATGCAATTCGCGAGAATCATCCGATTTTCAACATCGATATCTACATAGATGCGTCCACTGTTGATAACGGATGTGTCTGGGTCATCCCGAAGAGCCATCTCTGGGGGATTGAAGAGGCACAAGAGATTATTGATAAAGGTGAAGTCAATTTTGAACGTGCGGATGCAGTGCCAGCAGAGGTCGAACCCGGCGATATTCTGCTCCATCATACGAAGGTCTTGCACGGTAGTAAAATCAACACAAGCGAGACCCTCCGCCGGGTTATTTATTTTGATCAGCGTACCCCGCGATGGAATGAGACGTATAAGTGGTGGCAATCGGAATTCCTGACGCAACGCTGTAAACTCTATCAACGCGCCCTTCACGAACGCCGTACGAATCCCTACCCTTCGGATACAGAGCAGTTTGCTTACGAAGTGCCATCAGACATGCCGACGTGGGATCCAAAGGACGATTTTGATTTGCGGATTCAGCACCGGGCGTATGCGTATCAAGAGTAG
- a CDS encoding NAD(P)-dependent oxidoreductase, which translates to MNVLLIGGSGHVGTMTLPYMKSDHNFRVLDLNPPKDNSVEYIQGSVTDPDVVQKALEGIDTFVYMVMLQPTSDRSSVADFSDIVANYEVNAKGLHIVLHAAKEMGIRHAVYTSTFTVHERTRNNFPYEDVVPRDNPGVYGLTKGFGEQVCEYFAREHGMSLIALRITGPSTREQWLERYPQPKDSSVHIWWTDEEDLARAYLAAISVEHEGFDAFFIAGDHEQREINLSKAKRLLGWEPLTHTLVL; encoded by the coding sequence ATGAACGTCTTACTGATAGGCGGTTCCGGACATGTTGGAACGATGACACTCCCTTACATGAAAAGTGATCACAATTTTCGAGTGCTTGACCTTAATCCGCCAAAAGACAACTCTGTAGAATATATCCAAGGCTCTGTTACCGACCCCGACGTTGTTCAGAAGGCACTGGAAGGGATAGACACGTTTGTCTATATGGTAATGCTACAACCGACGAGCGATCGGTCCTCTGTCGCCGATTTCAGTGATATTGTCGCAAACTATGAGGTGAACGCAAAGGGGCTGCATATCGTACTACACGCTGCGAAAGAAATGGGCATTCGGCATGCAGTCTACACAAGCACCTTTACTGTCCATGAACGGACACGCAACAATTTCCCTTATGAAGATGTTGTGCCGCGTGATAATCCGGGGGTCTATGGACTCACGAAGGGATTTGGGGAGCAGGTCTGCGAATACTTTGCGCGTGAACACGGTATGTCACTGATTGCGCTACGGATTACAGGACCCTCTACACGCGAGCAGTGGCTTGAGCGTTACCCCCAACCGAAAGATTCCTCAGTGCATATCTGGTGGACGGATGAAGAAGACCTGGCGCGCGCCTATCTCGCCGCTATTTCGGTTGAACACGAAGGCTTTGATGCGTTTTTCATTGCTGGCGACCATGAACAGAGGGAGATTAATCTCTCGAAAGCAAAACGTCTGCTGGGTTGGGAACCATTGACGCATACATTAGTCCTGTGA
- a CDS encoding ComF family protein — MALKSIGLQIPNLLRDLCETGIVFLYPAKCRVCEAFLEVTSIPYICADCWHDVQFLEPPWCDICGTPDVRGLCDECATAPPRYGKLRSIAFYQTTLQDAIHLFKFEKKQVFAEHLIHLINAHIPIDCCIADYDFILPVPIHKKRLRERGFNQATLLAKGIAQTEGVPILTDTLVRHRHTVAQSSLGMEARQHNITGAFEVPNPEVIRDKRILIVDDVFTTGATIREAVNELWKADPAEVDVLTLARTLNA, encoded by the coding sequence ATGGCGTTGAAATCAATCGGCTTGCAGATACCAAATCTATTGCGGGACTTATGTGAAACAGGAATCGTTTTCCTGTATCCTGCGAAATGCCGCGTTTGTGAGGCATTTCTTGAGGTTACGTCCATCCCTTATATCTGTGCCGACTGCTGGCACGATGTTCAATTCCTTGAACCGCCTTGGTGCGATATATGCGGCACACCCGATGTGAGAGGACTCTGTGATGAATGCGCCACTGCCCCACCGCGCTATGGCAAATTAAGGTCTATTGCATTCTACCAGACAACACTCCAAGACGCAATACATCTTTTTAAATTTGAAAAAAAGCAGGTATTTGCGGAACACCTGATTCATCTGATAAACGCACATATACCTATTGACTGTTGTATTGCAGACTATGACTTTATTCTACCTGTGCCGATTCATAAGAAACGGCTCCGAGAACGCGGCTTCAATCAGGCAACGCTACTTGCTAAAGGCATTGCGCAAACGGAAGGCGTGCCGATTCTCACAGACACATTAGTTCGACACCGCCATACAGTCGCGCAAAGCAGTTTGGGTATGGAGGCTCGCCAACACAATATTACGGGTGCTTTTGAAGTCCCGAACCCAGAGGTTATTCGGGACAAACGCATCTTAATCGTCGACGATGTTTTCACAACGGGTGCCACCATTCGTGAAGCCGTCAACGAGTTATGGAAAGCCGATCCCGCTGAGGTCGATGTGCTAACATTGGCGAGGACTTTAAATGCGTGA